Part of the Maridesulfovibrio sp. genome, ATCCGGCGGCGAAGCCATCTTCAATACCGGCATGACCGGATATCAGGAAGTCCTCACCGACCCCTCCTACACCGGACAGATGGTCTGCATGACCTATCCGCTTATCGGCAACTACGGCATCACCAAAGAAGATATCGAATCCGCAAAAGTTCATGTTGCCGCCTTTATCGTCAAAGAATGCTGCAAGCACCCTTCCAACTGGCGCTCTGTCATGTCCCTGCCTGAATACCTCAAAGAAGCAGGTGTTATGGGCATTGAAGGCATCGACACCCGTGCCCTTACCCGCCATCTGCGTCTCAACGGCGCCATGCGCGGCATTATTTCTACTGAAGAACTTGATCCTGAGAAACTGGTCGCAAAAGCAAAGCAGCTGCCCACCATGGAAGGCCAGAACCTTGCTGACACAGTAACTTCCGAGTCCTGTTACGCATGGCAGGACGGCAAGCCCGTCCCGGTTGATGTTTCCTCCGGCTACAAATGGAGTGACAAAGGCCCCCGCCTCGTACTTGTTGACTACGGTGTGAAATGGAACATCCTGCGTCTTCTGGACGAACAGGGTTTCGAAGTCCTTTCCGTTCCTTCCCATTACAATGAAGAACAGGTCAGGGCACTTGAGCCTGATGCCATTTTCCTTTCCAACGGCCCCGGTGACCCGGCAGTTCTAGATCAGGCGGTCAAGAATGCCAAAGCCTATTGTGAAGACCTGCCTGTAGCGGGTATTTGCCTCGGACACCAGATTCTTGGACAGGCTCTCGGAGGTAAGGCTTTCAAATTGAAGTTCGGTCACCATGGCTGTAACCACCCTGTTATGGACATGGAAAGCAAAAAAATTGAAATTTCTTCCCAAAACCACGGGTTTTGCGTTGACATTTCCGACTGTTCCGATCTTAAAATCACACACAAGAACCTTAACGACGAAACTCTGGAAGGCTTTGCTCACAAAACCAAGCCGATCATTGCCATCCAGTTCCACCCGGAAGCAGCTCCCGGTCCGCATGACAGCTGCTACTTCTTCGCCAGATTCCGTAATCTGGTAAAAGATGCCACCGGTAAATAAACTGCGCTAAATACTACGTCGGAGACAAATATGTCCGGTGAACTGACCAATGCCAGAAAAAAACTGGCAACCATACCTTCCCTGCTCAAACAGCAGAAAGCCATGGCTGCAGTTCAGTCTGCTTATGATGCAGTACTGATCATGCTCAAAGGCGGCCTGATGAAGTCTGAGCGTGAGGAATTTCAGGAGCTGCTCGACAGCACTGTGCACATCCTCAACAGCGATAAAAAGCTCAGGGAAGATTATCCGCTGATTATCAATTACGCTCCCGGAGAAGAGAAAGCTCTGCTTGAGACTCTAAGGGAGATTCTGCAAGAGCTGCAGAAAAATGTAAGTGCCGGCGCCCAGCAGCTCTTAGCTGCAATGGAAAAGCGCAAAAGAGAGCAGCTGGAGAGAGGTCAGGCCCTCATTGAAGAAAACAAAGTTTCTGAAGCACAGAAGCTTTTTAATGATCTGATAAAGGAATTCAAGGACGACACCGAGCTCCGTGCTGAGATTGCAGATAAGTTCATCAAGTCCGGCCTTTACAACGAGGCACTTGAATATCTGGAAGATGCACTTAAAAACGATCCTAATGCAATATTCCTGTATAACCGCATCGGAATCGTACTGCGCAAAATGAAAGATTTTGAAGCGGCTGAAAAATATTACCTCAGAGCTCTTAAAATCAATAATAAAGATGAGTATCTCTACTTCAACACAGGTCGCCTCTACTACGACTGGAAAAAGTGGGACCGCATGGCCAAAGCTGCTCAAAAAGCACTTTCCATCAACCCCAACTTTGCCGAAGCAGAGAAGATGCTCAAATTCGCCCAGAAAAAAATGGGTTAGGAACGCCTCCGGCGGTCCTTCGGGGACCAAAGAAACTTTTTGTAAAAAGTTTCCCTGGACGCTTCAAAAACTTGTAATAAGCTGTTGCTACCAGCGCGGCTGGGCGTCATGAAAATAAACAAAAAAGGAGGACTGTTATTCAGTCCTCCTTTTTTAATGGAACTACTATGAAATATATTTTGCTGGACCGAGACGGAACCATTATTGAAGACAAGCATTATCTTTGTGATCCTGATGAGGTGGAATTATGCTTCAATGCATCAGAAGGCTTGAAAGCCATGCAGGATGCAGGATTCGGCTTGATTGTTGTAACCAACCAATCCGGAATAGGACGGGGATATTACGCAGAATCTGACATGAAAGCAGTAAATGACCGTATGGCAAAACTGCTGGCAGTGCACGGCATAAAAATCAATGCCGTATACTTCTGCCCCCATGCACCGGATCAGGAATGTGATTGTCGCAAGCCAGCACCAGGAATGTTTGATCAGGCCATTGCAGATTTCGGTATGAACCCCGAGGAATGTTTTGTCATCGGCGATAAAATTTGCGATGTGGAGCTGGGCATGGCCCGCAACGCCAAATCCATTCTTGTTCGCACAGGAAAAGGATTAAAAGAAGAGCCCAAATGCGTAGGCAAAGCTGATTATATTGCCGATGACCTGCTTGATGCAGCGGAATTTATAAAAAGGTCCACAAATGAATAAAGTCCTTACCTTAAAACAATTTCAGGATCTCGCACTGGAAATGATCGCCCTTGAACCGCATGTAGAAGTTACCTCTGAAAATTTCCACATGGGCGATGAGGACAAGGGGATAGAAAAAGTCGCCGAGGTCTATGGTTTTTCGCGCCATGCCAAACCGGGCTATGAAATAATTTTCGACTGGGTTGCCAAAGGAAATCTGGACGGTTTTCTAATTGATATGTTCGATTTTACTATCGAGACATACAATAAAGGCGACTTCTGCCCTACTTTCAAAGGTGCTGTTGTTCTGGATGATTACAAAGAGCCCTTTGAAGGCCATGAAATCGCCCAGAAGATTATGGAATTGATCAAGCCGGAACAATGGACCAAATGGCTCATTGAATACCTGCCCGAACCACGCATGCTGGTCGATATGGAAGATTAAAAAAGAGGCCCGCTCTTCAATGGAGAGCGGGCCTCTTTTCTTTATAATTTCTGAGCCGAAACCAGCATGATGCCCTTACTGGAATCACTCCAGGTTCTGCGGAAATTTCCAAATCCGCATTCTTTCAATTCCTGCTCCAGAATATCCGGTTCAATAAAGTGTGAAAAATAACCCGCGAAAGTTGTTATCACTTCAAGTGAGGCAATCGTCTGCGTAGACATGGGACTTCCGGTCTTGGCGTAATGATTGGCGCAAAACCAGCCACCGGAACGCAAGGACTTGGCAACCTTTTCCAGTACGGGCTTCAGGTTGCCGCGGCAGGCATAAAGTACATGCGAGGCAAATATAAGGTCAAAATCCAACAAGGGCAGTTCTTCTTCACGCATATCAACAGCAATGCCGCGCACCCGCTCTCCGAAACCATTATCCCGGCAACGCTGCTCCGCCAAAGGGGCCACATGCGGCAGGTCGAGAATAACTCCGTTCAGCTTCGGATTTCGCTCAAGCACAGACATGGTATAATTTCCGTGGTTCCCGCCTAGATCGCCCATAAGACGGAAATCATCAAATCCGGGTAACTGACTGACAGCATCGACCGTTGTGTGCAGCCCGCTGCTAAGGCATTCCTGCGCAGTCCCTTCCATGGCATCCGTGGCGGCCCATTTTTTATCGCTATCATCACGCTGACTCTTCTTTCCTTTCAGCAACTCACCCATATCCCGAATTACTTCAGTACAAAAATCCATGGTCAGTCCCATAGCCAATCCCTGATACAAAGGTGAAGTACTGACCAGATATTCCGTTGCCAAATATGTGTTTGAATAATGCCCATCATTGTTTTGGACCAGATCATACGACTCAAGCAGATCCATCAGGGAACCAAGCTTCAGTTCATCAAATTCAAAATACTCTGCCAATTCTTTCAGGCTGGCAGGCTTCAATTCAAGAGTGTCGAAAAGTTTAAAATTCACAGCTTCCATCACAACCTGAGAAGAGACGCTACGGATGATAAGGCTGTGCACCGAAGAAAAATCCTGTTCGGGCTTAGGATAGTTCATGACATCCTCCAAAAAAGGTTTAGCAACTAAACACTTTGGTTAAAATTTTTTACTTTAAGTAGCTATCCATCCAATCGTTCATCTTGCTACAGATATCGTCAAACATTTCAAGTTCCTCTTCAGACATGGACCGCAGGTAATCTATGAATTCACTGTCATGGTCCAAATGATATTTGTAATGGTTGTCACTGGCCTTTTTTCCAAGCTCAGTCAGTCTCAATATGACTTTGGAACCATTATCGGGATCGGATTCTTTGAGCATAAGGCCCTTTTTAACCAGCTTGGTGACCAGTTGCGATGTGGCTCCCTTGGTCACTCCTGATTCACGGGCAAGATCCGTAATCCCGCACCTGCCAAGAGCATCAACTGCGGAAAGTGTATGTATTTCAGAAGGATAAAATTTTACTCCAACTCCGAAATCAAACGCCTTACGCTCTACCATATTGTACTTAACCAGCACCCTGCCGAGCTCGCGCATATGCGGTATTATTTCTTTAACGTCTTTCACAATTTCAGTGTTTAGATACTAAACAGTTATTTGTCAACGATGAATTTACAATACCATCGACTATTGCTACAAACAAAGCATGAAAAAAGTATTTATGGGTCCGGGAAAACATATTTTATTATTATTTTTTGCATTAACGCTTTCTTTGCTGTGCAAGATCAGTCCCCTGTCCGCAGACACATTACAATTCCCCATCGCTGATCCATACAAAGCCACCATATTCGGCACCCCGCCGGAATTAATGTATAAGCTGAAGGAACCAACTAAACCCGAAGAATGCGAAATAGTCATTGATGGACGCAGGATTCCGGATATTTTCTGGTATAATGAAAAATTTTATTACACAACGGCCATGCAGGAAGAAGAAGCTCCACTGCTTTTCATCATCGCCGGAACAGGATCGGAGCATGACTCCACCAAAATGCGTTTCCTTACCCAGTTGTTCTATGAAGCTGGATTCCATGTTGTAGGACTTTCATCACCGACCCATATGAATTTCGTGGTCAGCTTTTCCAAATACGGAGCGCCGGGATACGTACCACATGATGTAGATGACCTTTACCGGGCCATGAAATGGATCAAGGCCGACCTTGAAGGTGTATACAAAATCAGGAGTTACAGCATTACCGGATACAGCCTTGGGGCCATGCACTCGGCCTTCCTTGCCAAGCTGGACGAAGAACGCAGAGATTTCCTTTTCCGCCGGGTGCTGATGCTCAACCCTCCGGTAAGCCTTTACACTTCAGCCCTGCGCTTCGATTCATGGTTAAGCCCGGAAAACCTCGGCAACAAGACACCCCGGCAGGTCATTGACGAACTTATCGAAGCTTTCTCTGAAATCTATGTTCAATCCGATGTTGTCGACCTTGATGACAACTTCCTTTACGCCCTTTCACAGCATATAAACTTTTCGGACATGGATATGCGGGCCATAATCGCCGCAGCCTTCAGAATGTCCTCAGCAAGCATGATATTCAGTTCCGATGTCTGCCTCAATGCAGGATATATCGTCCCGGTCAACAAACACCTCGGTGTAGGCGATAATCTCATGCCCTACACCAGAATTTCAGCGGCAATCACTTTTGAAGATTACGTTGATGAATACCTGCTTCCCTACCTGCAATTCCTGACTCCTGGCACAACCAAGGGAGAACTGGTCAGAAATTGCGACCTTGCAAGCATCAAGGATTACCTGAGCACATCAGATAAAATTTTCGTGCTCGGCAATGAAGACGATATAATTCTGGACAGTGCTGATGTGGACTTCCTGCGAAAGACCTTCGGAAATCGGGCCATCTTCTTTCCACGTGGCGGGCATTGCGGAAACATGATGTTTAAGCCTTATGCCCTGAAAGCGCAGGAGCTGATCAAATGATAAATAAATTATTCAGCTTCATCCTGCTTTGCATTCTGCTGCAAGGTTGCGCCACAATCATCAAAAAGGACCCTTCGCTTAACCTCAAACCTCAAGGCTTTATAGCTCCTGTTTCACATGCACCGCGGGCAGGACAGCCAAAAGGCAAGGATGCTGATTTAGACTTCCTTGAAGTATACGACCCATGGGATTCCATGAACCGCCAGATATATTCCTTCAACGCACGTTTCGACCGTGCCATTTATATTCCGGCGGTGGATGTTTACACCACAATAATCCCTGCTCCGGTACGCAAAGGTGTAACCAATGCGGTCAACAACCTGAACGAGGTAAAATCCTTCACCAACGGCATCCTGCAATTCAATGGAGGTAAAACTGCTCGAGCCTTTTCCCGCTTTGTAATCAATTCATCCGTGGGCCTGCTTGGAATATTTGACGTAGCCACTATGTGGGATTTGAAAAGAAAGGAAACAGGGTTCGCAGATACATTAGGTGTCTGGGGTGTTCCCCCGGGACCGTATGTGGTTCTGCCAATAGTTGGACCCTCAAGTGTACGAGACACAGGCGGGTCTCTGGGTGACTTTGCCCTGCTATGGTACGAAATGAACTGGGTCTATGATCTTGCCGGGGTTGAGGAAGGACGCACCGCCATTGGTATAGGTGAATCCACTATCCGTGGTCTTGACCTACGCGCTAATATACCCTTCCGTTACTACCAGACAGGTTCTCCCTTTGAGTACGATCTGGTCCGCTTCCTCTATTCCAAGAAGCGCGAACTGGATATGGAACGCGAAGAATTGGGCAGTTCAACAGCAGGCAAGCCGTACATGAAAAAGAAATTTGATACTCCCCGCAGAAATCGTGAACCCGCTACAAAATAAGACTTACTCCATAACGTTTTTTTCACCTTAAAGACTGTTGATTGATTCCTTTTAGGGGAAGACGCCAATTTACTCTACCCTGCTGAAACGACTACGATATTCACGGGGACTTAAGCCCGTCATTCGCTTGAAAAGACGCCTGAAGGATGATGGGTTATCATACCCGACCAGAGCGGTGATCTCATCCACTCCCTTAACGCTGACCTCCAACAGGTGGCGGGCTGACTCAATACGAAATTGCTGCAGATAATGATTGGGAGTCATTCCCGTAACTTGCTTGAATCGGCGCAGGAAAGTGCGTTCACCAAGTCCGGACTGTTCAGCCAGTATTTTTATACTTACCGAACGGCTGTAGTTTTCCTGCATCCACGTCTGCACACGCAGAATATCCTTATCCGCAAAACCTTCATCCAACGACTTGCTCTCGAACATGAAATACGGGGTCTGCACATCACGGGTAGAATCCATCACCAGCGTCTTGGCACAGGCGGATGAGATGTCCCGCCCCATAAAGCGGGCCACAACGTGCAAAGCAAGATCCTGCCAAGCCATAGCCCCTCCGGCACAGATATAACCGCCACCGTCAATGAGCATACGCCGGGGCTGCAGATCTACGTCTTTAAAACGGGCAGAGAAATCAGATGCCAATTTCCAATGTGTTGTGGATGGCTTACCATCCAGCAGTCCTGCCTGTGCAATCAGGAAAGATCCGGCACAAACTGAAGCCAGTATTGTCCCTTGTTCTCCCAATTCAGCAATACGCTTAATGAGCCGTTCGTTTTCCAGCAGCAATTCAACTTCCCCGAACACCGGAGGCATTATCAGAATGTCCGGTCGCGTATCCAAAAGACTCCCAGCGACCTGCAAAGGAATCCCGACAAATCCGGACACGTCCTCACCATCAGGACTCAGGATCGACAGGCCGCTGAACCTATCTCCATTGGAATCCTGTGAGATGCTATTGGCGATGCTAAAAATTTCCAGCACACCGGACACCGCACTGACCAGACAATTTTTATAGGCAAGAACTGCTACATTCATAATGCACTATTGTCGTTTTAAGCATGATTGTTGTCAATACTGACACTTAATTTTTACCATGATTATGTCAGCATGTACTCGACTTGAACGCAAGATTTCTACAAGGAGAATCAAATGAGTAAAAAAGCACTGGTCATCATCGATATTCAGAACGACTATTTTCCCAACGGTAAGTTCCCGCTGGACAACAGCGAGCATGCCGGAACCAAGGCTGCGCAGGTTCTTGAATATTTCAGAAAAACAGCACAGCCTGTAATCCACATCCAACACATTTCAGTGCGGGAAGGATCATTTTTCTTTCTGCCTGAAACTGAAGGTGTAAAGATTCATAACTGTGTTAAACCGCTGGTAAACGAAACTGTCATCCATAAAAATTATCCGAATAGTTTCCGGGGAACCAACCTTGATGCAGAGTTGAAAAAATTGGGCGTGGAGGAATTGATAATCGTCGGAATGATGAGCAACATGTGTGTTGACGCAACCACTCGTGCAGCTGCTGATATGGGCTACAAATGCACAGTTATACATGACGCGTGTTGCGGGGCCAGCCTGGAATTTAACGGTGTAAAAGTTAACTCTTCGGAGGTTCATGCCGGATTCATGGCTTCGCTGGGCATGTTCTACGCACAGATGGTCAGCGCCGAAGAATTGATCGGCTAACGCACATTTTGCACCCGGAGATATAACATCAAGCCGAGCATGGTCAGGCCGATACCGGACCAGCCCAGTACTCCGGGCAGTGTCCCATTCAGCAGTACGACCTCTCCGGCCAATGAGAAAAGCACTTCCATTGACTGTGTGCAATCTGCTGCGGCCAGTTCTGCTGCGTTCCGGGCTTTATGCCGGGCATAGAGAAAGAGGCTGGTCGCGGCAATGCCGGAAAATATCGCCACAAGCGCGGTATTTATGACCTGCCCTGTTTGAGGAAGCGTGGGCTGAGTGAATAAAATCAATCCGGCCCACAGCGGCATGGAACCGAGAGTCAGCAACAGTACGCGGCAAAAGGGATCATCCATGGCCGGATCATCCAATGCCGGAATTCTGCCGCTCCCCCCGTTGCGCGCCTCCCAGACCAATTGATTTCCGAATGGATAGGCAAAAGCAGCAACAAAAACCGGGATTGCTCCCAGCAGAACCGCATTCCACGAACTATCCTCCACGCTTTCAAGATTGACCAGCAGCACCCCGGCAAAAATTATCAAGGTCAGTAATAAGGCTCGCAAAGGCACCTTCTTGCCGAATCCAAGTAGAACCAACGGGGTAGCGAGGATGGTAGTCTGCCATGTGGCTGCGACCACCCAGCCGGGCGAGTATGAGGCACTGAAAGTTATCAGGGCATAAAATATACCGAAGCCGACCCCGCCTGCAATTGTCCAGAATTTCCAATGACTCAGGTAAAGTTTGAAGGAACGGACCAGCAATTCGCGGCTGAAAAAGCCAAGCCCAATGGAGAGCAATGCCAACATCCAGAAATAGCGCAGGCTTGCCGACCAGACCCAATGCCCGCCATCCAGACTCATGGCCCTGTTAAGCACAAAAGTAGAACTGAAAAAAAATGCAGCCAGAATACCGGTCAGGATAATCTGCATAAAATTCTCCGTAAGTTAACTTGATATCTCGCCGTTTCTGATCATATCGGAAAGTTTCTGCAGATCTTCGGGAGTTGGAATGTAGCCTCGCTGAAAAGAAGGAGCATGGGCTCGTCCACGCAAATGGTCATTGGCCCAGCCAACCACTGCCTTATGAAAAAAACCGGGATTATTCATAACAATATGAGCTTTGGCTGAGCCATCCTCTTTTTCAGCCTGAAGTGAAAAATTGGATTCATGGACATGGTGGATGTAAAGAGGCTGCGCAATATGCTGAAATTTCCCCCCAGCCATCAAGCATTGCACCCAGTAATCCCAATCTTCATAGGAGGTGTTGTCGCGGTAACGTACCCCGGCATCCCATAATTCACGGCGGTAAACGGCAGCTGTTGCCACCGTATTCTGATCCCGTAAATGACTGGGGTTGAAATCAGACAGAAGACGGATGAAAGATTTTCCGGGCGCAACTTCATGGTAATCTGAATAAACGACCGAAATCTTCGGGGAGGATTCAAGCAGGCCGATGCACGCTTCCAAAAATTCCGGTCTCATTTCATCATCAGGATCAAAGCAGAGCAGATACTTTCCTTCAGCCTGTTCAAGACCGTGGTTACGTACAGGCCCGGGTCTTCCGAACCTCGGCGGAGTCAGAATTTTAAAATCCCGGCACTCAAGGATACCTGCCCATTTTTCGGCCTGTTCAAGGGAATCATCGCTGCTGCAGTCATCAACAAAAATTATTTCCACATCACTTAGTGACATGGTTTGCGCTGCCAGAGAACCGAAAAAACGATCGGCAAAACGTCCGTAATTATAGTTGGGTATGATGATGGAAAGCAGGGTCATGTAATTGTGTCCAATGCGGAAGTTTTTTTAAACGACTACACCACACTGCGCCGATAATGCAAGCGGCCCGGAACATAGTTGCTCCGGGCCGACCTCTTCTTACTTAAATAACTTCCGGAACTCTCCATAGCCTTCATTTTCCAACTCATCAAGCGGGATGAAACGCAAGGACGCGGAATTAATACAATAGCGCAGTCCCGTAGGCTGTGGCCCATCATCAAAGACATGTCCCAGATGAGAATCCGCCTTGCGAGACCGGACCTCTATGCGGGTCATAAAAAAAGAACGATCTTCCTTTTCCACAACACCCTGCCCTTCAATGGGCCGGGTAAAGCTGGGCCACCCGGTACCGGAATCAAACTTGTCACGAGAGCTAAAAAGCGGTTCACCGGAGACGATATCTACATATATTCCATCCCGATGATTGTCCCAGTACTCATTGTTGAAAGCCGGCTCAGTTCCATCCTCACGAGCCACCTTGAATTGCAGCGGAGTCAGAATTTCGCGTAACTCAGCATCATCAGGACGCTTGTATTCATCCGCGTCCTGCACCGGTTGCGTTCCCTCTTCCTGCTTCCAATGCTGCTCTATGAACGAATCCCTACCTGATAAAAACCTGTACCAATTGTAACGGACCGGATTCTTCTTATAGTAATCCTGATGATACTCCTCAGCACGATAGAACTTTTCAAATGGCCGCAGTGTGGTTGCGAGAGGGCGTTCAAATACACCTGAACCGTCGATATCCAGTAGAACTTCTGCCGCAATCTTCTTCTGCTCATCAGTATGATAAAAAATTGCCGAAGTGTACTGCTCACCACGATCGTTGAAAGAGCCTCCCGGATCAGTAGGATCATGATGCTTCATAAAAATCCGCAAGATCTCTTCATAGCTGACTTTACCGGGATCAAAGCGAACCTGCACAACCTCAAGATGCCCCGAGTTGCCGGAACTCACCTGCTCATAAGTTGGATTATCCACATGACCTCCGGCATAACCGGAAACAACCTCAATAACTCCGTCAACTTTTTCAAGATCAGACTCAACGCACCAGAAACATCCTCCGGCAATAGTTGCAATCTCATAACTGTTAGTAGCTTTCTGCATCTTGATTTCCCCTTTGCTTTCAGCTGCAAATGCATGGCCGGCCAAAAATAAAACAACGGAACAAATATATGGGAGTAGCTTGTTCATACTCTAACCTCATATTAATTATTGTTACCATTAAGATATAGCCATATTGCGCATAGTCAATCAACTACAAAAAAAGCGCAGTCAAATTTGACTGCGCTTTTTTAATATGAATTGTACAGATGAATTTTATTTGATGGGAAAATTAAAATAGTTTTCTGGAAAAGGTTCAAATTCAAGAGTGAAATGCCACCATTCTTCCTTCAAAGGCTTAAACCCGTTGCGCACCATTATCTCCCTCAGCAACGCACGGTTTGAACGCACCTGCACACTCATATCTTTGTTATCCGGCCACGAGTCAGGACCAAAAAAATCAAAGCCTGTTCCCATATCAAGTTCCTGACCGGTTTTGAGATCAATTATGGTCAAATCCACAGTCGAACCGCGCGAGTGGCTCGATTTTTCGGCAATATATCCATCACGGAAAAGGTTCTTCTTCTGCACGCCGGGATAATATTTCTGCTTCATACGGGTATCGTTCAAATCCTCTGCCCAGCGCACAAAATGAAGCACTGCATCCTGCGGACGATATCCATCGAAAATCTTCAACCCTAATCCAAAAGGAGCGAGGTCCTTCTGCGCCCCTGCCAATGCTGCGGCTGCATCACGCGTGAGAATAACCCGGTCGGCCTTGTAGCCATCAATACGTTTACCTACAAAATTGTCGCTACCGAAATAACGTACATCGTAAACAGCACCAGAGAGAATATTATCCAGATAGCAAAACTCATCCGGAAGGCTGTCCTGCCCGCTGAAGGCAACAGAAAATGAAAACAAAATACTCAAAACAACTAATAGAACACAATATTTAACATTACGCATCTGACCTCCAACGTCCAAAGCTAAACAAGATATTAACATTATCAAACTGATTGCAGGAAAATAAAAATGAATATAGGCTTTTATTATTAGCTCTTTCACCAAAAACAATTCACGTTATAATGGCAGCTTCAATATTCTTCTCTCTATCAGAAAAACATAAGCTTTTGTGCAGGCTTATACCCTGCACATTATTAGCAGCATACATACTGTGCTTTCCCTGTGCAAGCTACGCCCAAAAAACAATTGTTACCATCCCGAAAGCAACTATCTTTAATTTTTGGCGGATCGTCTGCATGGGAGCCCATGCGGCGGTTGAAGATTCGGACGTCACACTGATCTGGCGCGGACCAAGAGTGGAAAACAAACCCAGCGCTCAACGGCATCTTCTCGAATATTATATCGACCAAAAAGTTGATGCAATTGTGCTGGCTCCCATGGACCGCAAGACCCTGAATCCATATATAGAAAAAGCGGCAAAAGCAGGTATCAAAATCGTCATCATTGACTCCCCGGTTACCACTGATTCCATAGATTGCTTCATAGCTACAGATAATTACAAAGCAGGGGCAATGGGAGCGGAACTGATGGTCGCCAAACTAAAACGTCCCGGACCGGTTCTGGTGATCGGACACTCTCCGGACAATGGTTCATGCGCCCTACGGGAAAAAGGATTCGTCGACAGAATGCAGGCCCTGTCACCGGGAAGAACAATCATCACAATACATATGCGTGACGGCAGCGAACGGGAAACAAGGTTATCCACAGAAGAAATTTTAAAAAACACACCATGCATTGCAGGAATATTCACAACTAACGAAGCCACATCAGATGGAGTCCTGCACATTATTAAGGAACGTAACGGACCCCA contains:
- the carA gene encoding glutamine-hydrolyzing carbamoyl-phosphate synthase small subunit; this translates as MKAILALEDGTYFEGTSFTGPGESGGEAIFNTGMTGYQEVLTDPSYTGQMVCMTYPLIGNYGITKEDIESAKVHVAAFIVKECCKHPSNWRSVMSLPEYLKEAGVMGIEGIDTRALTRHLRLNGAMRGIISTEELDPEKLVAKAKQLPTMEGQNLADTVTSESCYAWQDGKPVPVDVSSGYKWSDKGPRLVLVDYGVKWNILRLLDEQGFEVLSVPSHYNEEQVRALEPDAIFLSNGPGDPAVLDQAVKNAKAYCEDLPVAGICLGHQILGQALGGKAFKLKFGHHGCNHPVMDMESKKIEISSQNHGFCVDISDCSDLKITHKNLNDETLEGFAHKTKPIIAIQFHPEAAPGPHDSCYFFARFRNLVKDATGK
- a CDS encoding tetratricopeptide repeat protein, which translates into the protein MSGELTNARKKLATIPSLLKQQKAMAAVQSAYDAVLIMLKGGLMKSEREEFQELLDSTVHILNSDKKLREDYPLIINYAPGEEKALLETLREILQELQKNVSAGAQQLLAAMEKRKREQLERGQALIEENKVSEAQKLFNDLIKEFKDDTELRAEIADKFIKSGLYNEALEYLEDALKNDPNAIFLYNRIGIVLRKMKDFEAAEKYYLRALKINNKDEYLYFNTGRLYYDWKKWDRMAKAAQKALSINPNFAEAEKMLKFAQKKMG
- the gmhB gene encoding D-glycero-beta-D-manno-heptose 1,7-bisphosphate 7-phosphatase, which produces MKYILLDRDGTIIEDKHYLCDPDEVELCFNASEGLKAMQDAGFGLIVVTNQSGIGRGYYAESDMKAVNDRMAKLLAVHGIKINAVYFCPHAPDQECDCRKPAPGMFDQAIADFGMNPEECFVIGDKICDVELGMARNAKSILVRTGKGLKEEPKCVGKADYIADDLLDAAEFIKRSTNE
- a CDS encoding alpha/beta hydrolase, whose protein sequence is MYKLKEPTKPEECEIVIDGRRIPDIFWYNEKFYYTTAMQEEEAPLLFIIAGTGSEHDSTKMRFLTQLFYEAGFHVVGLSSPTHMNFVVSFSKYGAPGYVPHDVDDLYRAMKWIKADLEGVYKIRSYSITGYSLGAMHSAFLAKLDEERRDFLFRRVLMLNPPVSLYTSALRFDSWLSPENLGNKTPRQVIDELIEAFSEIYVQSDVVDLDDNFLYALSQHINFSDMDMRAIIAAAFRMSSASMIFSSDVCLNAGYIVPVNKHLGVGDNLMPYTRISAAITFEDYVDEYLLPYLQFLTPGTTKGELVRNCDLASIKDYLSTSDKIFVLGNEDDIILDSADVDFLRKTFGNRAIFFPRGGHCGNMMFKPYALKAQELIK
- a CDS encoding methyltransferase, with the protein product MNYPKPEQDFSSVHSLIIRSVSSQVVMEAVNFKLFDTLELKPASLKELAEYFEFDELKLGSLMDLLESYDLVQNNDGHYSNTYLATEYLVSTSPLYQGLAMGLTMDFCTEVIRDMGELLKGKKSQRDDSDKKWAATDAMEGTAQECLSSGLHTTVDAVSQLPGFDDFRLMGDLGGNHGNYTMSVLERNPKLNGVILDLPHVAPLAEQRCRDNGFGERVRGIAVDMREEELPLLDFDLIFASHVLYACRGNLKPVLEKVAKSLRSGGWFCANHYAKTGSPMSTQTIASLEVITTFAGYFSHFIEPDILEQELKECGFGNFRRTWSDSSKGIMLVSAQKL
- a CDS encoding MarR family winged helix-turn-helix transcriptional regulator, which encodes MKDVKEIIPHMRELGRVLVKYNMVERKAFDFGVGVKFYPSEIHTLSAVDALGRCGITDLARESGVTKGATSQLVTKLVKKGLMLKESDPDNGSKVILRLTELGKKASDNHYKYHLDHDSEFIDYLRSMSEEELEMFDDICSKMNDWMDSYLK
- a CDS encoding VacJ family lipoprotein, with the protein product MINKLFSFILLCILLQGCATIIKKDPSLNLKPQGFIAPVSHAPRAGQPKGKDADLDFLEVYDPWDSMNRQIYSFNARFDRAIYIPAVDVYTTIIPAPVRKGVTNAVNNLNEVKSFTNGILQFNGGKTARAFSRFVINSSVGLLGIFDVATMWDLKRKETGFADTLGVWGVPPGPYVVLPIVGPSSVRDTGGSLGDFALLWYEMNWVYDLAGVEEGRTAIGIGESTIRGLDLRANIPFRYYQTGSPFEYDLVRFLYSKKRELDMEREELGSSTAGKPYMKKKFDTPRRNREPATK
- a CDS encoding helix-turn-helix domain-containing protein; the protein is MNVAVLAYKNCLVSAVSGVLEIFSIANSISQDSNGDRFSGLSILSPDGEDVSGFVGIPLQVAGSLLDTRPDILIMPPVFGEVELLLENERLIKRIAELGEQGTILASVCAGSFLIAQAGLLDGKPSTTHWKLASDFSARFKDVDLQPRRMLIDGGGYICAGGAMAWQDLALHVVARFMGRDISSACAKTLVMDSTRDVQTPYFMFESKSLDEGFADKDILRVQTWMQENYSRSVSIKILAEQSGLGERTFLRRFKQVTGMTPNHYLQQFRIESARHLLEVSVKGVDEITALVGYDNPSSFRRLFKRMTGLSPREYRSRFSRVE